One candidate division KSB1 bacterium genomic region harbors:
- a CDS encoding DoxX family membrane protein: protein MPKNKLANYSTFQLTALVILRMMIGWHLLYEGISKLINPYWSSASYLMESKWIFSGWFQSIVANPTALKVVDFLNEWGLVAIGLGLIAGILTQVATIAGLVLLLLYYLATPPLVGLSYSIPSEGSYLIINKTLIEAAALLVLAVFPTGKKIGFDALFFKK from the coding sequence ATGCCCAAGAATAAGCTCGCAAATTACTCGACCTTCCAATTGACTGCTTTAGTGATTCTAAGAATGATGATCGGTTGGCATCTGCTTTATGAGGGCATTTCAAAACTCATAAATCCCTATTGGTCATCGGCAAGCTATTTGATGGAATCGAAGTGGATTTTCTCTGGCTGGTTTCAATCCATCGTTGCGAATCCCACGGCATTAAAGGTCGTTGATTTTTTGAACGAATGGGGACTGGTCGCAATCGGCCTTGGGCTGATTGCTGGGATATTGACTCAAGTCGCCACGATCGCGGGCCTGGTGTTATTGCTGCTATATTATCTTGCAACGCCTCCGCTAGTTGGCTTGAGCTACTCGATTCCGAGCGAGGGAAGCTATCTAATTATCAACAAGACGCTAATCGAAGCCGCTGCTTTGTTGGTCCTGGCAGTTTTTCCAACAGGCAAAAAGATCGGTTTCGATGCATTGTTTTTCAAAAAATGA
- a CDS encoding Gfo/Idh/MocA family oxidoreductase, translated as MSQENEREQIELSSSKKTGVKRRDILKGLATLPIFGGFIYAFLVKRSKDSTKKQAILEELGIKPISPAEQAPTVKPSAPAVITGKPSETIRLGIIGNGGRGESLIRAAGFAHPDWIEEQRKKAQENKLHTGLRDWLNQDDLNVVLTAVCDVFDVRAERGLAAAKNELRPGGASRPLPGAKRFRHYQDLLNSPDVDAVIIATPDHWHAQMVIDAVAAGKHVYCEKCMTRTEEETHRMYAAVKNSNIVFQLGHQNRQLESHEKAKELIQKNILGKITLVETTTNRNSPDGAWYYEIHEKGSPETIDWELFQGPAPHKVPFSLERFFRWRCWFDYGTGLSGDLLSHEFDAINQILELGIPKTAVASGGIYYFNESWPKKDEYKMTEMRDVPDVFNVVFEYPDRDLTLIYSATLASNKERGKLIMGHDASLRVGWDLEVYADRESTRYKEKIDKGMIDPSLPLFTYTPGAKGVDAITSATQKYFASRGLLYTYREGKRVDTTFLHIKDWLDCIRNGGKPKCDVEQGFQEAITCHMATQSYLLGRKVEWDPVARKIV; from the coding sequence ATGAGTCAGGAAAACGAAAGAGAACAAATAGAGTTGAGTTCCAGCAAAAAAACTGGAGTGAAACGAAGGGATATCCTGAAAGGCTTGGCCACATTGCCGATTTTTGGAGGCTTCATCTATGCATTCCTGGTGAAACGCTCCAAAGATAGCACTAAAAAACAAGCGATTTTAGAGGAACTTGGCATCAAGCCGATATCACCGGCAGAACAAGCTCCAACTGTTAAGCCTTCTGCCCCAGCAGTGATCACTGGCAAGCCGAGTGAGACGATTCGTCTGGGAATTATCGGCAACGGTGGCCGGGGCGAGAGCCTGATTCGCGCGGCCGGCTTTGCCCATCCGGATTGGATCGAAGAACAACGGAAAAAAGCGCAGGAGAACAAGTTGCATACCGGACTGCGCGATTGGTTGAATCAGGACGATCTGAATGTGGTTCTCACCGCTGTGTGCGATGTATTCGATGTTCGAGCGGAACGGGGGCTGGCTGCTGCTAAAAATGAGCTCCGTCCTGGGGGTGCTTCTCGACCTTTGCCTGGGGCAAAGCGCTTTCGACATTATCAGGACCTGCTCAATAGCCCAGATGTTGATGCTGTCATCATCGCGACACCTGACCACTGGCACGCGCAGATGGTCATCGATGCTGTGGCAGCAGGCAAGCATGTCTATTGCGAAAAATGCATGACGCGAACGGAAGAAGAAACGCATAGAATGTACGCCGCTGTAAAAAACTCTAACATCGTCTTTCAATTAGGCCATCAGAACCGACAATTAGAGAGCCATGAGAAAGCCAAAGAGCTAATCCAGAAGAATATTTTGGGCAAGATCACGCTGGTCGAAACGACCACCAACCGTAATTCCCCCGATGGTGCGTGGTATTATGAAATTCACGAAAAGGGTAGCCCCGAGACGATCGATTGGGAACTTTTTCAAGGGCCTGCGCCTCATAAAGTGCCATTCAGTCTCGAACGTTTCTTCCGCTGGCGCTGTTGGTTCGATTACGGGACAGGGCTTTCGGGTGACCTGCTCTCTCACGAATTTGATGCGATCAATCAGATTCTGGAATTGGGTATTCCAAAAACAGCGGTCGCTTCGGGCGGAATTTATTATTTCAATGAGTCCTGGCCTAAAAAAGATGAATATAAGATGACGGAAATGCGCGATGTCCCTGATGTGTTTAACGTCGTTTTTGAATACCCAGACCGCGACCTGACCCTGATTTATAGCGCCACCTTAGCCAGCAATAAGGAGCGCGGTAAGCTGATCATGGGGCATGATGCGTCATTGCGCGTAGGTTGGGACCTGGAGGTCTATGCGGATCGGGAATCCACCCGCTATAAAGAGAAAATCGATAAAGGCATGATCGATCCATCGCTGCCATTGTTCACCTATACCCCTGGTGCCAAAGGAGTGGATGCCATTACTTCCGCCACTCAGAAATATTTCGCCAGCCGTGGCCTGCTTTATACCTATCGTGAAGGCAAACGGGTGGATACAACTTTTCTCCACATCAAAGATTGGTTGGATTGCATCCGCAATGGCGGAAAGCCCAAGTGCGATGTCGAGCAGGGATTCCAAGAAGCCATCACCTGCCATATGGCGACTCAATCCTATCTGCTGGGACGAAAGGTGGAATGGGATCCTGTGGCGAGGAAGATTGTTTGA
- a CDS encoding MFS transporter, producing the protein MGENLNNPKSITAAKIQLSIMMFLQYAIWGAWAPVLSAYLMNNLGFSGTQVGFIYSLLPLATIISPFIGGQIADRYFPTQYVLMFLQLIGGGLLIAMSFITDYTALAWLMFIYCVFYAPTLALTNSIAFINLKNSEKEFGAIRVWGTIGWIAAGVILMVWRTLAKSTPAIGLQGDTLFLAGVFSIIMGLLSFKLPHTPPKKEAAKPWAFLEAIKMLKDTNFLIFAIISFVVATELQFYYVLTSPFLTSTKIGVAESAVSGVMVIAQIAEIFVMAFLLPWVIEKYGIRKTMVFGILAWPIRYIIFSIGYPSWLVIASLALHGFCYVFFFVAAYIYVDKVAPADIRASAQSLIAIVILGFGNFVGSNFSGWIQKLFTTDAGTNWTKVFIVPTILTILCAVIFMLFFRDEKVKSR; encoded by the coding sequence ATGGGTGAAAATCTGAATAATCCAAAGTCTATTACTGCTGCCAAAATCCAGCTCAGCATCATGATGTTTCTGCAATATGCTATCTGGGGCGCCTGGGCGCCTGTGCTGTCTGCTTATTTAATGAACAATCTGGGATTCAGCGGAACCCAGGTCGGCTTCATTTATAGCCTGCTGCCGCTGGCAACGATCATTTCACCATTCATTGGTGGACAAATTGCTGACCGCTATTTTCCTACTCAATATGTACTCATGTTCTTACAATTAATCGGCGGCGGATTGTTGATTGCCATGTCCTTTATTACCGACTATACTGCTCTGGCCTGGCTGATGTTCATCTATTGCGTTTTTTACGCCCCTACTCTTGCCTTGACCAATTCCATCGCCTTCATCAATTTAAAAAATTCAGAAAAAGAATTCGGCGCAATTAGGGTCTGGGGAACCATCGGTTGGATCGCAGCAGGAGTGATCTTGATGGTTTGGCGTACCTTGGCTAAATCGACCCCCGCCATTGGCTTGCAGGGCGATACGCTGTTTCTGGCAGGTGTCTTTTCGATCATCATGGGGCTCCTGTCATTCAAGTTGCCGCACACGCCGCCCAAAAAAGAAGCTGCTAAACCCTGGGCATTTTTAGAAGCCATCAAAATGCTCAAGGACACCAATTTCCTGATTTTTGCCATTATCTCGTTTGTGGTCGCCACCGAGCTGCAATTCTATTATGTTTTGACCTCTCCATTTTTAACCTCGACGAAGATTGGCGTGGCAGAATCGGCCGTTTCTGGGGTGATGGTCATTGCCCAGATTGCCGAGATTTTTGTGATGGCATTCTTGCTGCCCTGGGTGATTGAGAAATATGGCATCCGAAAAACCATGGTGTTCGGCATCTTAGCCTGGCCCATTCGCTACATTATCTTTTCCATCGGCTATCCCTCCTGGCTGGTAATCGCTTCGCTGGCACTGCATGGCTTCTGTTATGTGTTCTTCTTTGTCGCCGCCTATATTTATGTGGACAAAGTCGCCCCCGCTGACATCCGAGCCTCGGCCCAGAGTCTGATCGCCATCGTCATTCTCGGATTCGGCAATTTTGTCGGGAGCAATTTTTCAGGTTGGATTCAGAAATTGTTCACAACTGATGCTGGCACCAATTGGACGAAGGTTTTTATCGTGCCGACTATATTGACAATTTTGTGTGCCGTGATTTTTATGCTGTTTTTTAGGGATGAAAAAGTGAAAAGCAGGTAA
- a CDS encoding Gfo/Idh/MocA family oxidoreductase — translation MHKKPLGVGFVGGGFVGKFHIRSFVGVRDADVLGVVGARNDKTAEEAAALARKLNVGEAKPYKTITEMVADPKINAIWICSPNFTRIEVMEEIAHAVQSGKGELIGVCCEKPLGRNVAEAKKMLELVQKAGLLDGYLENQCFSPAVVRGKEIVWARGVATTGRPYLARAAEEHSGPHMPWFWEGSLQGGGVLNDMMCHSVEAARFMLTPPGADRNVLKPIKVTAYTNCLKWQDPHYAKILAKNSNGKLDYTKRPAEDFARSLVEYQDEKGNKLVVETTTSWCYVGAGLRLTMELLGPEYALQINTLDSGLKVFFSRNVKGEAGEDLVEKQNAEMGLMPIVSSEEAEYGYEAENRHMVQSFLAGKRPMENFADGVNVTELLMTAYMSAEQEKTIPFPPPGLDNFTPAVAKGEWNPSK, via the coding sequence ATGCACAAAAAACCTTTAGGCGTCGGCTTTGTCGGTGGCGGTTTTGTTGGAAAATTTCATATCCGCTCATTTGTTGGCGTCCGTGATGCAGATGTTTTGGGCGTTGTGGGAGCGCGCAATGACAAAACTGCTGAGGAAGCTGCTGCCCTTGCCAGAAAATTGAACGTGGGCGAAGCCAAACCTTATAAAACCATTACCGAGATGGTGGCTGATCCTAAAATCAATGCCATTTGGATTTGCTCGCCCAATTTCACCCGCATCGAAGTGATGGAAGAAATTGCTCATGCAGTTCAAAGCGGCAAAGGCGAGCTGATCGGTGTTTGTTGCGAAAAGCCGCTCGGCAGAAATGTCGCTGAGGCGAAGAAAATGTTGGAACTGGTCCAAAAAGCTGGCTTATTGGATGGTTATTTAGAGAATCAATGTTTTTCGCCAGCAGTCGTTCGCGGCAAAGAGATCGTTTGGGCACGGGGTGTTGCCACGACGGGCAGACCCTACCTGGCTCGTGCCGCCGAAGAGCACAGCGGTCCCCATATGCCCTGGTTCTGGGAAGGCTCGCTGCAAGGTGGCGGAGTTCTGAATGACATGATGTGCCATTCAGTCGAGGCCGCTCGCTTTATGCTCACGCCCCCAGGAGCGGATCGCAATGTGCTTAAACCAATTAAAGTCACTGCTTACACCAATTGCTTGAAATGGCAGGATCCCCATTACGCAAAAATCTTAGCGAAAAACAGCAATGGAAAATTGGATTACACGAAACGGCCGGCAGAGGACTTTGCCCGATCACTCGTCGAATATCAAGATGAAAAAGGAAATAAATTGGTGGTGGAAACAACCACGTCCTGGTGCTATGTGGGCGCAGGCCTGCGGCTCACTATGGAACTCTTGGGACCTGAATATGCGCTGCAAATTAATACCTTAGATTCGGGCCTAAAGGTGTTTTTCAGTCGCAACGTGAAAGGTGAGGCAGGTGAAGATTTGGTCGAAAAACAGAACGCCGAAATGGGATTGATGCCGATTGTCAGTAGCGAGGAGGCAGAATACGGTTATGAGGCTGAAAATCGCCACATGGTGCAATCCTTCCTGGCTGGCAAGCGCCCGATGGAGAACTTCGCCGATGGTGTCAATGTCACTGAATTATTGATGACGGCCTACATGAGCGCTGAACAAGAAAAAACCATCCCGTTCCCACCGCCGGGGCTGGATAATTTCACCCCTGCTGTGGCAAAAGGAGAGTGGAATCCCAGCAAATGA
- a CDS encoding sugar phosphate isomerase/epimerase — MKTFLSSLCILIVLFSCTKKDRPASKLEQITTEYQSVKIKPFPIAVQSWTFRKFTFFETLEKVKALGIKYLEAYPGQTLSSDQPDLRFDHNLSDEQLQKVKEKLNEMGITLVNYGVVDLGKDEAGMRKVFDFAKTMGITTIMAEPEFEDFPLVEKLVQEYDIQVAVHNHPQPSRYALPDTVWKYVKNLDKRIGSCADTGHWLRSGVVPVEALRLLKSRVLSIHLKDLNEFGIRDAYDVPFGKGVANIHDILAELTLQDYKGYLVVEHENEAEALNPSPSISKGLEYIRSITTFEER; from the coding sequence ATGAAAACATTCCTATCATCCCTTTGCATATTGATTGTTCTCTTTTCTTGTACAAAGAAAGATAGACCCGCATCAAAACTTGAGCAAATAACAACCGAGTATCAATCCGTTAAAATCAAACCGTTCCCCATCGCGGTCCAGTCCTGGACATTTCGCAAATTTACTTTTTTTGAGACACTGGAGAAGGTTAAAGCGCTGGGGATCAAATATCTTGAGGCCTATCCAGGGCAAACGCTCAGCAGCGATCAGCCCGATCTTCGTTTCGATCACAATCTCAGCGATGAACAATTGCAAAAAGTAAAAGAGAAGCTGAACGAAATGGGGATTACACTGGTTAATTACGGCGTGGTGGATCTGGGCAAAGATGAAGCAGGCATGAGAAAAGTATTCGATTTTGCCAAAACGATGGGCATCACCACGATCATGGCGGAACCAGAATTTGAAGATTTTCCATTGGTCGAAAAACTGGTTCAGGAATACGACATCCAAGTGGCAGTCCACAATCATCCCCAGCCGTCCCGGTATGCCCTGCCAGACACGGTGTGGAAATACGTCAAAAACCTGGATAAGCGAATTGGCTCCTGCGCTGATACCGGGCATTGGCTGCGATCTGGCGTCGTCCCTGTGGAAGCGTTGCGCTTGTTGAAGAGCAGAGTTTTAAGTATCCATTTGAAAGATTTGAATGAATTCGGCATTCGGGATGCCTATGATGTCCCATTCGGGAAGGGTGTCGCCAATATCCATGATATTTTGGCTGAATTGACATTACAGGACTACAAGGGATATCTGGTCGTCGAGCACGAAAACGAAGCCGAAGCGCTAAATCCATCCCCTTCGATTTCAAAGGGATTGGAATACATTCGAAGCATCACAACGTTTGAGGAGAGATAA
- a CDS encoding DUF1080 domain-containing protein, whose protein sequence is MSYKNQFLHLFLAILIGGAALLGCAKKSEWIVLFNGSSTGAWRGFQRQDFPSGGWVIENGSLKTVVGGDQCDIITKEKFKNFELEAEWRVAPGGNSGIFYRVTEEYPAVWQSAPEMQVLDDSLHRDGLDPRTSAGALYGLIAPTNKALMPVGEYNKAKVIVQGNHVEHWLNNVKILEYELGSEELQSLIAESKFKEFAGFARASEGHIALQHHGEEVWYRNIRIRPID, encoded by the coding sequence ATGTCCTATAAAAATCAATTCCTGCATTTATTCCTGGCCATATTGATCGGTGGAGCGGCATTATTGGGGTGTGCAAAAAAGTCCGAATGGATCGTGCTATTCAATGGCAGCTCAACCGGCGCCTGGCGCGGTTTTCAGCGGCAGGATTTTCCAAGCGGTGGATGGGTCATTGAAAATGGCTCGTTGAAGACTGTGGTTGGCGGCGATCAATGCGATATCATCACCAAAGAGAAGTTTAAAAATTTTGAACTGGAGGCCGAATGGCGGGTGGCTCCTGGTGGCAATAGCGGGATCTTCTATCGGGTGACTGAAGAGTACCCAGCGGTGTGGCAATCCGCCCCAGAAATGCAAGTACTTGACGATAGTCTCCACCGCGATGGCCTGGACCCAAGGACCTCAGCGGGAGCACTCTATGGACTGATTGCTCCCACCAACAAAGCGCTCATGCCTGTTGGCGAATATAATAAAGCAAAAGTAATTGTTCAAGGCAATCATGTTGAGCATTGGCTGAACAATGTCAAAATTTTGGAATATGAATTGGGAAGCGAAGAATTGCAAAGTTTGATTGCGGAAAGCAAGTTCAAAGAATTTGCTGGATTCGCGCGCGCCAGTGAGGGGCACATCGCGCTGCAACACCATGGTGAGGAGGTTTGGTATCGCAATATTCGAATTCGTCCCATTGATTAG
- a CDS encoding O-methyltransferase has protein sequence MEIVNPKLEKYIFDLLPKENEVLEEMYQYGIERNFPLIGPLCGQFLRQMALVSGAKRIFEMGSGYGYSAVWFAMGMPDDGRIICTDSDPENRERAIGYFKRLGIEHKIEFHVGIAQDILLQFAGPFDIIFNDVDKEQYPETLDLAIPRLRSGGIFITDNGLWDGKVIDATGDIYTEGVKKFNQLSFSRKDLVTMIVPLRDGLVVSVKV, from the coding sequence ATGGAAATCGTCAATCCTAAATTAGAGAAATATATTTTCGATCTGTTGCCGAAAGAAAATGAAGTTTTAGAGGAAATGTATCAGTATGGAATTGAGCGAAATTTTCCGCTGATTGGTCCGTTGTGCGGTCAATTTTTGCGGCAAATGGCGCTGGTGAGTGGAGCCAAGCGAATTTTTGAAATGGGATCAGGGTACGGCTATTCGGCAGTGTGGTTTGCCATGGGGATGCCTGATGATGGTAGGATCATCTGCACTGATAGCGACCCTGAGAATCGCGAGCGAGCGATCGGCTATTTCAAACGGTTAGGAATTGAGCACAAGATAGAGTTCCATGTGGGCATAGCGCAGGATATTCTGCTACAATTTGCTGGCCCATTCGATATCATTTTTAATGATGTGGACAAGGAGCAATATCCAGAAACGCTGGATCTCGCCATCCCACGCTTGCGAAGCGGCGGGATTTTCATCACTGACAATGGCCTCTGGGACGGAAAAGTGATTGACGCAACGGGTGATATTTATACCGAGGGGGTGAAAAAGTTCAATCAGCTATCCTTTAGTCGCAAAGATCTTGTCACTATGATCGTCCCGTTGCGCGATGGCCTGGTTGTCAGCGTGAAAGTCTGA
- the pheA gene encoding prephenate dehydratase, protein MSNYEICFQGEHYAFSELAAKKFLGESAVCHPRETFEQVFQSVKAKDPTLGIVPIENTLSGSIHQNYDLLLENSVRIVGEVNLRIELNLIAAPGVSISQLKTVYSHPAAIGQCRNFWKRYPQIEIVPTYDTAGSVKIIAERDLKEAAAIASYQAAKDYGMNILLSEIEDYPENYTRFLIISTEEFHFGEPNKTSIVFATRHIPGALFKSLSVFFLRDLNLLKIESRPLRGKPWQYIFYLDFEGSLAQQSCQNALRHLEEITEFIKVLGSYPAAT, encoded by the coding sequence ATGAGCAATTATGAAATTTGTTTTCAGGGCGAGCATTACGCATTTAGCGAGTTAGCTGCAAAGAAGTTTTTGGGCGAATCAGCCGTATGTCATCCACGTGAGACATTCGAGCAGGTCTTTCAATCCGTAAAAGCCAAAGATCCAACATTAGGAATCGTGCCAATCGAAAACACTTTGTCCGGCAGCATCCATCAAAATTATGATTTGTTGTTGGAGAATAGCGTGCGGATTGTGGGCGAGGTCAATCTCCGCATCGAATTGAATCTCATTGCCGCCCCCGGGGTATCGATTTCGCAACTTAAAACCGTTTATTCCCATCCCGCGGCTATCGGACAATGTCGGAATTTCTGGAAGCGCTACCCCCAGATTGAGATCGTGCCCACCTACGATACTGCTGGCAGCGTCAAAATTATCGCAGAGCGAGATCTAAAAGAGGCGGCAGCCATCGCCAGCTATCAGGCGGCCAAAGATTATGGCATGAATATTCTATTGAGCGAAATCGAGGACTATCCAGAGAATTATACCCGATTTTTGATTATTTCCACCGAGGAATTTCATTTTGGGGAACCCAACAAGACATCGATCGTGTTTGCCACGCGACATATTCCTGGGGCATTGTTCAAAAGCTTAAGCGTGTTCTTTCTGCGGGACTTAAATTTGCTCAAGATCGAATCCCGGCCACTTCGCGGCAAGCCGTGGCAATATATCTTCTATCTGGATTTTGAGGGATCATTGGCGCAGCAAAGTTGCCAGAATGCCCTTCGCCATCTGGAAGAGATCACCGAATTCATCAAAGTGTTGGGATCGTATCCCGCGGCGACTTAA
- the aroQ gene encoding type II 3-dehydroquinate dehydratase produces MFQILIIHGPNLNLLGEREPEIYGATTLEQLNAMLCERAAQLGATLKFFQSNCEGKLIDFIHESRRWANGIIINPGALTHYSYSLRDAIAAVDKPTIEVHLSDIHHREPFRRISVIREVCMDQIFGRGIQSYLDALELLVKHLSETANNEQL; encoded by the coding sequence ATGTTTCAGATTTTGATCATTCATGGCCCAAACCTAAATCTTTTGGGGGAGCGGGAGCCAGAAATATATGGTGCAACAACGTTGGAGCAGCTTAATGCTATGTTGTGTGAGCGGGCAGCGCAATTGGGAGCAACATTGAAGTTTTTCCAGAGCAATTGTGAGGGAAAACTTATCGATTTTATTCATGAATCTCGGCGCTGGGCGAATGGTATTATTATCAATCCCGGGGCATTGACTCATTATAGTTACAGCTTAAGGGATGCCATCGCTGCGGTGGACAAGCCGACCATTGAAGTGCACCTCTCTGATATTCATCATCGTGAGCCATTTCGCCGCATTTCTGTGATTCGAGAAGTATGCATGGATCAGATTTTTGGTCGAGGAATACAAAGCTATCTGGATGCCCTCGAACTCTTGGTAAAACATCTAAGCGAGACAGCGAACAATGAGCAATTATGA
- the aroB gene encoding 3-dehydroquinate synthase yields the protein MRILTVNLGHRSYPIFIEVDSFHSAAKELVRLCEAKRYVVITDENVSEHYLDPLERALASVQVNWLPYKIAPGEPSKSLNVASQIYTWLLANQIHRDDVIIALGGGVVGDLAGFIAATYLRGLRWVQIPTTLLAQVDSSVGGKVGVNHPLAKNSIGAFYQPQMVWIDPATLKTLPKREIYNGLAEVIKYGLILDRELFDFLEAHWEKILTLEKQDYLTHVIRTCCRLKATVVEQDERESDYRRILNFGHTIGHALEKLTDYSYFRHGEAIAWGMLAAVGLSQQQCALPSDQAIRANQLIDRIEKPKLPAEIDMEPILQVIQGDKKMTSAGLKFVLIQAIGECRVDLIDPNSLAKGIQTILTHSRAR from the coding sequence ATGCGTATCTTGACGGTAAACCTAGGTCATCGAAGTTACCCAATTTTTATCGAGGTTGATAGCTTCCACAGTGCAGCGAAGGAGCTCGTGCGGCTTTGTGAGGCAAAAAGGTATGTGGTGATCACTGATGAAAATGTGAGCGAACACTATTTGGATCCCTTGGAACGAGCTTTGGCATCGGTTCAGGTGAACTGGTTGCCATATAAAATTGCCCCAGGGGAGCCATCGAAATCTTTGAACGTGGCCAGTCAGATCTATACCTGGCTTCTGGCGAATCAAATCCATCGAGACGATGTCATTATAGCTTTGGGCGGAGGTGTCGTTGGAGATTTGGCAGGTTTTATCGCTGCTACTTATTTACGCGGTCTGCGATGGGTACAAATTCCAACTACACTACTGGCCCAGGTCGATAGTAGCGTTGGCGGAAAGGTCGGGGTAAACCATCCCCTAGCAAAGAATAGCATCGGCGCGTTCTATCAGCCGCAAATGGTTTGGATCGACCCCGCAACGCTGAAAACTTTGCCAAAAAGAGAGATTTATAATGGTTTGGCCGAAGTTATCAAGTATGGCCTGATCCTCGATCGCGAGTTGTTCGACTTCTTAGAGGCCCATTGGGAAAAGATATTGACGCTTGAAAAACAGGATTATCTCACCCATGTTATTCGAACTTGCTGTCGTCTGAAAGCCACAGTAGTTGAACAAGATGAGCGCGAAAGCGATTATCGAAGGATTTTAAATTTCGGTCACACCATTGGGCACGCTCTGGAAAAATTGACCGATTACAGCTATTTCAGACACGGCGAGGCCATTGCCTGGGGGATGCTGGCGGCTGTTGGCTTGTCGCAGCAACAATGTGCTCTCCCTTCCGATCAAGCAATACGGGCAAATCAGTTAATCGATCGCATCGAAAAGCCGAAACTGCCAGCCGAAATCGATATGGAACCGATCCTACAAGTCATCCAGGGAGATAAGAAGATGACCTCGGCTGGATTGAAATTTGTTCTAATCCAGGCGATTGGGGAGTGTCGGGTCGATTTGATCGACCCAAATTCCCTTGCCAAGGGTATTCAAACAATTCTGACGCACAGTCGAGCGCGCTAA
- a CDS encoding shikimate kinase encodes MNYRDSFKQIWGESHSEMLIYLIGFMGAGKTTVGCLLAEQLNRPFIDLDDVVVQRSTLTIPQIFERFGEAYFRQLESDALCDLSQQDGKVIATGGGIILSEQNRSILKASGFSIYLDWPTEILAQRVLAETNRPLLSAVPKDQLLSHIETMLAQRRPFYEQADLIIHGQHQTGPADIVALILERLPSNI; translated from the coding sequence TTGAATTATCGCGATTCATTTAAACAAATTTGGGGTGAAAGTCATTCAGAAATGCTGATCTACCTTATTGGCTTTATGGGTGCGGGTAAAACGACGGTCGGGTGTTTATTAGCGGAACAACTGAATCGTCCTTTTATTGATTTAGACGATGTGGTTGTCCAGCGTTCAACCCTTACTATCCCGCAGATTTTTGAACGATTCGGTGAAGCTTATTTTAGGCAGTTGGAGAGCGATGCGTTGTGCGATCTATCACAGCAAGATGGCAAGGTTATTGCAACCGGAGGCGGCATCATTCTGAGCGAACAAAATCGATCGATTCTGAAAGCGAGCGGATTCAGCATCTACCTTGATTGGCCGACTGAAATCCTCGCGCAACGAGTTCTTGCTGAAACCAATCGTCCCCTGTTGAGTGCTGTCCCAAAAGATCAATTGTTGTCGCATATCGAAACAATGTTGGCGCAACGCCGGCCATTTTATGAACAAGCCGATCTCATTATTCATGGTCAGCACCAAACTGGTCCTGCGGATATTGTGGCGCTTATTCTCGAAAGACTTCCATCGAACATTTAG